The following proteins are co-located in the Triticum aestivum cultivar Chinese Spring chromosome 1A, IWGSC CS RefSeq v2.1, whole genome shotgun sequence genome:
- the LOC123068741 gene encoding subtilisin-like protease SBT3.8 produces MGFYTRSSSQARVAWVLLLLCSCTLLIRAHGGGSRKLYITYLGDVRHGHPDDVVASHHDMLGTLLQSKEESVASMVYHYKHGFSGFAAMLTQDQATRLAEFPEVISVKPSRRVRTTTTRSWDFLGLNYQSSHTPASELLQMSNFGEDVIIGVVDTGIWPESRSFSDVGYGPVPSRWKGECQTGPDWGINNCSRKIIGARFYTAGVPDEYLKRDSLSPRDHNGHGTHCASTAAGSAVGVDGEAASFHGLAAGVARGGAPRARIAVYKSIFAGYGDSATVLAAIDDAIHDGVDVLSLSLTVPYENSYGALHAVQKGITVVYSAGNDGPRPQTVEDTSPWVLTVAASKIDRSFPTVIELGNKQQMVGQSLYYQVKNINSSSHTTSSFTKLICARSCVPRHEVLHEIDVKGAILVCLNDNDAINPSDDFAHAAKYVVEGGGSGLIFAQYTTDALSSTVAYCPGIACVIVDIYISRRICEYAMDTSSPTAKIEPTRTVMSKDVLASKVASFSSRGPSADYPAFIKPDVAAPGANILAAVGDSYVTKSGTSMAAPHAAGVAALLKALHPDWSPAAIKSAIITTAHVTDGHGMPILAEGLPRKVADPFDYGGGNINPCGAAHPGLIYDIDPHDYNKFFRCANVKEGISAFASCDTTSMPEYNLNLPSISVPDLRSAITVSRTVTNVGELHSVYHVAVQSPTGVKMEVFPDVLVFDAANKVRKFEVKLSPIWNLQGGYTFGSITWQNDRQVVRIPVATRITIQDFYADVA; encoded by the exons ATGGGTTTCTACACGCGTTCTTCCTCGCAAGCACGGGTAGCTTGGGTGCTCCTGCTGCTTTGCTCGTGCACGCTGTTAATCAGGGCACACGGAGGAGGATCTCGCAAG CTTTACATAACCTACCTAGGCGATGTGAGGCATGGGCACCCAGATGATGTCGTCGCCTCGCACCATGACATGCTCGGCACTCTTCTCCAAAG CAAGGaggaatctgtggcctccatggtCTACCACTACAAGCATGGTTTCTCGGGCTTCGCCGCCATGCTCACCCAAGACCAAGCAACAAGACTTGCAG AGTTTCCGGAAGTCATCAGCGTGAAGCCGAGCAGGAGGGTCAGGACGACCACCACGCGGAGCTGGGACTTCCTTGGGCTCAACTACCAGTCCTCCCACACGCCGGCCAGTGAGCTGCTCCAAATGAGCAACTTCGGAGAGGACGTAATTATCGGAGTTGTTGACACCG GGATCTGGCCGGAGTCAAGAAGCTTCAGCGATGTAGGGTACGGGCCGGTGCCATCGAGGTGGAAAGGGGAGTGCCAGACCGGGCCGGACTGGGGCATCAACAACTGCAGCCGGAAAATCATCGGCGCGCGGTTCTACACCGCTGGGGTCCCCGACGAGTACCTTAAAAGGGACTCGCTGTCGCCGCGGGACCACAACGGCCACGGCACTCATTGTGCTTCCACTGCAGCGGGCTCGGCTGTAGGCGTGGACGGCGAGGCGGCTAGCTTCCACGGCCTTGCCGCGGGGGTGGCGCGGGGAGGCGCACCGCGGGCTCGCATCGCGGTGTACAAGTCCATCTTTGCTGGCTATGGCGATTCGGCCACTGTGCTGGCCGCCATTGACGACGCGATCCACGACGGGGTGGATGTATTGTCGCTGTCCCTCACTGTGCCGTACGAGAACTCGTACGGTGCCCTGCACGCGGTCCAGAAGGGGATCACTGTGGTGTACTCCGCCGGAAACGACGGGCCCAGGCCGCAGACCGTCGAGGACACCTCGCCGTGGGTCCTCACCGTCGCGGCGAGCAAGATCGACCGCTCGTTCCCGACGGTGATCGAGTTGGGAAACAAGCAGCAGATGGTGGGGCAGTCTCTCTATTACCAAGTGAAGAACATCAACTCATCATCACACACGACTAGCAGTTTCACAAAGCTTATATGTGCACGCTC TTGTGTGCCGAGACATGAGGTTCTTCATGAGATTGACGTGAAAGGGGCTATCCTGGTGTGCTTAAATGATAATGACGCGATCAATCCATCAGATGATTTCGCCCATGCGGCCAAGTACGTGGTGGAAGGCGGGGGATCCGGGCTCATCTTCGCGCAATACACAACGGACGCCCTGAGTTCCACAGTGGCTTACTGCCCGGGCATCGCTTGCGTTATCGTCGACATCTACATCTCCAGGAGGATATGCGAGTACGCCATGGACACAAG CTCCCCCACAGCAAAAATCGAACCCACGCGCACCGTCATGAGCAAAGATGTGCTGGCTTCGAAAGTGGCGTCCTTCTCTTCGAGAGGCCCATCGGCTGATTACCCGGCCTTCATCAAGCCTGATGTAGCTGCGCCCGGAGCCAACATCTTAGCAGCAGTGGGAGACTCCTACGTAACAAAGTCAGGGACGTCCATGGCAGCCCCGCATGCAGCGGGTGTCGCCGCGCTGCTCAAAGCTCTGCACCCGGATTGGTCTCCTGCTGCAATAAAGTCAGCCATCATCACCACTG CGCATGTAACTGATGGACACGGCATGCCGATCCTGGCGGAAGGACTACCGCGGAAGGTCGCCGACCCGTTCGACTATGGAGGCGGGAACATCAACCCATGCGGGGCAGCTCATCCCGGCCTAATTTATGACATTGATCCACACGATTACAACAAATTCTTTCGATGTGCCAACGTCAAGGAGGGGATATCTGCGTTCGCAAGCTGCGACACCACCTCTATGCCAGAGTATAACCTCAATCTGCCGTCCATCTCGGTTCCTGATTTGAGGAGTGCGATCACCGTCTCGAGGACGGTAACCAACGTTGGCGAGCTCCATTCTGTGTACCACGTCGCAGTCCAGAGCCCGACTGGAGTCAAGATGGAGGTTTTCCCAGATGTTCTTGTTTTCGATGCTGCGAACAAAGTCCGGAAATTCGAGGTGAAGCTGTCACCTATCTGGAACTTGCAAGGGGGCTACACGTTTGGCAGCATCACTTGGCAGAATGACCGACAAGTGGTGAGGATTCCAGTTGCGACCCGAATTACAATTCAGGATTTCTATGCGGATGTTGCATAA